DNA from Magnolia sinica isolate HGM2019 chromosome 19, MsV1, whole genome shotgun sequence:
TTCTCCTAGTTTATGAATGAATGGTCGCGAGATATGGGCCAGAGCCCTAGTCATCTGGGGTATTTATCTGGGTGGGTCTAATTCCGGATTTGAATTTTCTTAGCACTATATTTTGGATATCTTATATGCTTAGCggtctttatttatattttatgatattttcatATTTATGGTTTGTTAAACCCTTCATTTCTTAATaataaacctaaatgtattagaATCTGCTCATTAGGGTATACGTGACACCCAGGAATTTGAGGAACTCGGCCCTTGAAATCCGGGGCATTACAGATTGAGTACTACCTATAGCACATaaggtgatgtatatattttatcaatgttATTTATCCATTttaatatatcattttagggtacgggACTAAAAAGGAGGTAGGCTAAAGGTGTAGGAAGAAGtgaggattgaattcctaccgttgaaaactttttaaggcccattgtgatgtttactaGCCGTCCAATCTATTTACAAGATCACATAAGCttgtatgaaaggaaaacataaatatcaacttcatcaaaAACTTATGCAcgcccaaagaatttttcaacaataagctttcaatccccactgcttcctatggtgtggtctacttgagcctttaaTCTATCTCTTTTtggagctcatgctctaaaatgatgtttAAGACAATGTGATaaaaacatacatcgtggtgggccccaccaatctcTTGATAAGATTGTTCATCTCTAGCTAGAtccggggtagtacccaatcggcACTATGCATGGATCAGCTTCTTCCACCACGGAGGTAGCAAGATTTGATTGGATGATAGAGTTCTCTACGACTCTATTTCTAGgaggagtcgggatcctctgttatcaggtcaacagagaattcctgtcaccctaatggtttggcatccgaagctgttttttattatttttatttttttattgagtagtgacgtggaccaatgagatttagggtatcaggaattctctgttgacctgataacagaggatccagactcTTCTAGGAGTGGCTTGATTTCTAATCAAATCTTGCTACAACAGGGACAAAGGGAGCCTGATCTAGGTATAACCACTATGCAGGAAAGAAAAGGCccgtcgagagagagagagagagagagagagagagatatgaaacATGGATGATTTTGGATAAAAGGTTACCAAAGCATATTTAGATGGTGAGAGGAATGCGAGCGTGTCATGGTAGATGATCAAGTAGACACCAAAGAAAGAGATATTTCTTTTGACCGTGCGCCCGATGATGTGGACTCTTTATATTCTTTACCTACTATAGATAAGCTATCAGTGGTGATCCTGACCACTGATTTTGTAGAGTTGAACACGACCGTTCAAAATCTTATTTCATCGTTTACATTGATCTGCAAATAATAACGGTCACAATTATACATTTAGCCAGAGTTTAACCTCCTAATGGTATTATAAAATGAAGAAAGATATAtgtgatttattattttttattttaacttttttataaaaaaattattacaaGGTAAGACAATGAAACCTTAAATCAATCGTACACACGTCAGTCTCTGCCAGCTGGTGATGAAAGACGTGAGTTTTGAAACATAATAAATGGATAATGAGGTCTTAAGTTGAACCGGTTGGATCAtgagttatggtccacccaatgaATAACTTGCAAACGATTTAAGTACCTCtaacatccaaccttttcaaTAGGCTGACTCCATAGTGAAGATCACCTAATACAAACTTCAGCTCTATTTAgttatcaggtgagccacaccataaaaaataatgtctagcaattgataaatagcaaaatacaagtgtaGTCAACTCAATCAGTGGATATGGCTGGGTTtttgataaaatgatctttacGATGAGACCAACCTACTAGACGAATTGGATGTTATATACAAATGAAAGACTGGAAGTTATCCATGGGTGGACTGCAACTtatagtccaaccagttggaatTGAGACGATGACATGGTATAAAAGCATACACGTCCTTCATCAACCAGGTCACGTGTATAGTTATCCAAAATTTCCACATGGTGGGCCAACCATGAATAGATCTCTATTGAGGGTATGATATTTTAAGGCCTATTTGGATAGTAGATTTCATTTAGATTTCGAATAATAATTTTCATTATTACACTAGAAGATAGGATTCCAGAAATGGAGTAGCTGTTACCACAGTTACATCATTTCTTAAACCATCCTAACCATAGATAAGAGCAAGGTTGGTCAGATAATTCTAACCATAGATAAGATCAGTAATAGTTAGGGGCCGTTAACGTCGGATTAAGTGGCATGTAAATTtcatgggagcggattagatactgaacgTACGCTTCAGAAGCGACCGCACCTGATGATCGGTTGGGATTTCGTGCGTGCCTGCCACGTGTATGAAATAAAGCGATAGATTTTATTGCCggggggaaaagaaaagaaaaagcgcAGGGTCGCCGTGTCCACGGCCACACTCGCCCGAAAGATCTCTCTTTTTATATTTGCATAGAAATCGACGACGTCGTCTGGTATCCATTACGTGGCTGAGCAGAAGCGTCGTGTCATCGtccccttctctccctctctcgactGCCATGCCGATCGAGTAGAGCTCTCTCTCCTCGAAGAGAAATCAGGTGATTTTCATTAGAGCAGAAGCTTAGAAGCTGTTGCTGtcgtttcttttctttattgttccTCACTTTTTTTCAGCTGGAAATGGCAATTTCAGACGTGGATTTCTGTTTATTTGTTTGGCTGGGTTTGGATGTACGATTGAATTGAATTGTAGATACATATATAGGAAATAGCGAATATGAATCAGTGTTTCAGAATGACAAGGTCACCCTTACGTTTCTTCCACGTCCCATTCTAAGGTATTGCGACTGCGATTCGGAGTCTTTAAGGAAGGAAATTGCGATTTGGTGACCCATTCTAAGGTATTGCGATTGCGATTCGGAGTCTTAAGGAAGGAAATTGCGATTTGGTGATTTCAGCTTTATGAGAACAATAATCGCAATTCAAtctgatagtgcatccaaacacatcctttGTCTCTGTATTTTTGCAACATTTCTCTttatatttatctatttatttctgATGCGTCCAAACATGATCTTCGTCTGATGCTGCCGGAAATTTCCATGTAAAGCTGGATTGATTTCTTCCATAAGATGTGAGGTTTGATGAGCAAAGCAtagctctttctctctccttttattttcCTCTGTTGcttgtttctatttctttcttaatGGCTTTCTTTTTGCTATATTGAAAAAATTGAGGAGATTTCAACGAGTAAATCCCTATTCTTTGCAACTGGTGTTTCCATATTTTCTAATTTTGCTGGAGACTGGGGAAGCCGTACTTCTGCTAttattttcaccatttttcctgCTAGAATTTAAAACCTGATTAAGATGAGATTGTCTTGTCAAATCGGCAACTTTTAAAAATCATCTTTTGAATCTGTCGAATAACGACAGGTTtaactctcttggatttggaaTTTACACGTTTTCTGAATTTGAAAATTGAGCAAGTTTTTGACTAGTTGCAGATGCGTTTGGATgtgctattgaattgaattgcaagtaGTTAGTCTAATAAAGTGGAAAGATCTAGACTGGGTTACAAGTCACAATGACATcactttcaagttggatttgagAGGAACGGCACTTCATCAGTATGAATGCGAGGAAATACCATTGATTTTTGTTGATTCCTCTTTGTTAGCCTTAAGTTTTTGCTATTCAATCCACTTTTCTatccacatgcagcttgaatgtcGATCTTTACTCCCTTTTGCGTAAATATTTTTGGGTATTAAACATTTCCATCTTTGTATGTTCTTATATTTTCTGATGAGTTGGGTCCTTCTCACCTCTTTCTTCTAAAACGCAAGATTTTTCTTTGTTGTTATTAAAAGGAAAATGATTTCTAGGCATTTGTTCACTTTTGCGAGTTGCGTTGTTGTCTCTGTGGAAAAAAggattctttcttttctttttcttttttgatttttcCAGTGTGCTGGGGATGTCTTGGACAGTGTTTGGCTGCTTGCCAAGAAAACCAAATTTTAATGATGTTTCTTAGTTTTCATGACACGAAACTTGCAGTTTTATTCCATTCACATCCAACTTCGAAGTAATGTATAGCAATTTGGCACCCATTCCCTTGACATTGATGCTGATGATAACTACAATTCAGTCCTTTCCATTTCGATCATATTGATAAGTGCAATCAAATTCGATATTAAATGGCCAATTAGGATGTATGCTTTTAGATAGGATACACTTTGCTCATGCATTTCTTGTGTGCCATGCTTAGAGAGATGACTTGTTGATTCCTATGTAACACAATGTCCCTCGTTTTCCTAGGTTACATAATTTTCCCTCATTTATCTCAATAATGGTTGGAGAAATTCTTCTTCTGTTATCTGCATTGAAAGCTCTTTACTTCTTTTTGTTATAGAAATATTGTTCTTTGTTTATTTCAGGTCTATAGCTTTCTGTTCTCTTCTTTTATATCTTTAAGATGTCAAGAGAGGGAGAAGAATTTGTTCTTTCATATATGGTGGCTTTGTCGTAATTTTCAAAAAACATTTGTCAAAAGGTTTGGCTGTATCACAAAGAAATGCTGTCAGCCAAGGCTCAAAATATCTAGTTGTTTTGTTCTATTTTTATTTGCATATTTCAAAGATGATTTTGCGTATTTGTTTGCCTCCTGTTCAATATCAGAAGATTAGCTTATTTTCCAGAAAAGTAAGACTTATTACATGTAATGGATGATTTGCAGCATCAAGTTCTTACTGTCATTGAGCTTGCTTTTGCTTTCTGTACTTTCCCAAATGTGTTTTACCTTATGTTGAATTCACTCCTCCATGTTTCTTCAAGGACCTTCTGAAAGTGAGGTTTGCAGTGCAGTTCAGTGAATTGTGCAACCATCTTCAGTCTATAGAAGCCTTCTTGTAGAGAGGCGAGCTAAAGCTGCCTGGTAAGCTGTATGGGACTGGTTGCTACCTGATGATCTATACTGCTAAATGGAACTGTAAATGAGAGTGGACTACTTTTCTTCTGCTTATCATGTCAGACTGTCCTCAAAAACATGTGTTGAGTGATGGAAAAGCTAGGGCATTGATGGCACACCAGGTGCAAGCAAGCTGTGATCAAGCATGCCAAGTTCATGAACACGGTGCTACTCATAGTGAGAGAAAGGAACAAGGTAATGATGATAGGAAGGGGCAGACTGCTATTCAGATCTCTGTGTCTAAAAAAGCTGAAAGGTTAGACGTAGACAAGGGCCTCACTAATATTTCTGAATACAAGAAAATAAGGAGATATGGACCAGTGGGGTTAGAGCTGGCACCTGATTTTGTCCAATCTGGAAAAGAATTGTTAAATCAGAGCAGAAGAGTCGGGATCACAAATGAGTTTCCCATGGGAAACTCAGGAAACTTGCTCTTTCCCGATGTGAAAGCAGAACAGTCAGACTCCCTGTATATTTGCAAGCTATCAGGATTTCCTGCATATCAGGACAACTGCGTTGCTTCTTCGTTTCCTTACTTTGGAAACACAAGATCAGAACAACAACACTTTCCAAAGTTCAACTTCAGTCAAAAACTGGAGAATATTTTGCCTCCATACATGGAGTTGCCCATCTTCAACAGACATCCTTTTAGGCATCAAATTGCTGTAAAATCAGGATACAATGCCATCAATGTAGGCTCAAGTAACTCAAATTTACTACTAACAGAATTGGCATTGCCTCCAACTGAAATTCGTTTCCAAGTAGAAGGTACAGTACAAAGACTGGAACAGCAGAAACAACCATACGATTCTCCTGACAAGAAAGTTTTGTCTGTTCAGACCTTCAAGGATGATTTAACAGGTTCAACTTCCAATTCTGTACCATGTGGATTTAAATCCAGGGGACTAAATATAAGGTCACATGCAAGACAAAAAGATGAGAAGGATCAACCTAGCTTTGGGTTAGCATGCAAAGAACCTGTTGCAAATACCCGTTTTACTCTTACCGAAGATGAACACCATAACTGTCACAGCTGCTATACTTTCGTGGCCTCCGATGAAATGGATAAAGGACTGATTGCTAAAGCTTCTCGAAATCCAAGTGCGAGGAAGAAGGATGGGGTCCTGAAACTGAATGACAATTCTTTAACAGATGATTTTCATCTCCCAGTCCTTGTTGGAGAACAGGGAAGAGGAATAAAAAACGTCATCAGCAGATTGCCACTGAGCCACAGCAGCACACCTGCACATCACTTGCTACGAAGAATGCCATCGGGCTCTCTCCATGATGTGGAAACATTGCAAATATGCTCGACTGTGGATTCTGTGGAGGGAGTTCCTGGACGTCCTCCAAAGCTCTCGAAGACAACCCATCATCTTTTGATCACAAAGAAAACTGATGTAAATTTGTCCAAGGGAGACCAATTGATTACAAAGTCAGCTGCCTCTGCTGAATTCAAACGAAGTTCGTTCCATGAAATGATTGCCGTGCCTCCTGTTTTCTACAGCCAAGGTAAGGACAAAGCAAAGTTTCAACATCTGGGAAACTCAACTGATAGTGAAGAGAAGCAAGATGGGAATGCCATCACGACGGGTTTTTTGCGTATACAGAATGAGTCATCAGCTGAAACAGATAACATATCTCTTGGTGTTAATCAATCCAGACCCTCTCTTCCAGGCATGTGCTTTTAACTGATCCCTAAATCCATAATTCTGTTAAAGCATAGCCTGAACTAAATATGAACGAAGGTTCGCAAGTTTGAATTGTAATGTATATGGTACTATAAAGTACTATGCTACCTATTGCATCTGTAGTGTCACTCAACCTAATATGTGATATTTGCTTCATATTTTGCAGGTTTAATTTCTTCACCATCACATAAGGTACGGATAGTCTTTGCCATCTTCTGAAGAGTCAAATTTTCTGGTCAACCATCTTTTGTCTGAGCACTAAAGTGAATAGGTCAACACACATCTTAGCTACAATGCTTCAGAACTTCTGCATATTAGTGCGTTACAATTCTCAGGTCTTTGTCTTGCCATTTATATAGTAAGACCTTGGAACGTTTTAGAGGAAATATATGACATAGAAATGGTCCACTGAAATAATTTAAGACCTAATGACTTCAATATTAGGAAGTTCTTTTTACTTGTTTTCTAACCATAGGTGCtgcttgtcccaactatttggggtcagctttttTAAGGAATTCTAATGATTACTTGGCAAAAGTTATGTGATCTGCTGCCCATCAGACACCTTGTATCTGGActcataaaagagagagaaaaaaaagaaaaaaataaaagacacGCCTTGTATGAGGAAAATGGACAGTAAGAAAGAAACTCACCAGGAACCTATATTTATTAGCAGACCAGAGTAGCTCTTGGGAAAGTGTATGACGTTGTTGAGCCCTGCACATAATGAGCAGACCAGCCTAGCTCTTGGTGGAGGGCACGGCATTGTTGAGCTCCAATAGTTATAGCCCcaatctcacacgtgtgcacattGGTGTTTCTGCTGCGATGCCTCCCTCCCTCTGTTGCTGGATTTTAAAAGGTATAATCTAATCAATTCCTTCGGATGTGCTAATTGGCATATGTGGCATCCAATCAACTAAT
Protein-coding regions in this window:
- the LOC131235726 gene encoding uncharacterized protein LOC131235726 isoform X2, translated to MAHQVQASCDQACQVHEHGATHSERKEQGNDDRKGQTAIQISVSKKAERLDVDKGLTNISEYKKIRRYGPVGLELAPDFVQSGKELLNQSRRVGITNEFPMGNSGNLLFPDVKAEQSDSLYICKLSGFPAYQDNCVASSFPYFGNTRSEQQHFPKFNFSQKLENILPPYMELPIFNRHPFRHQIAVKSGYNAINVGSSNSNLLLTELALPPTEIRFQVEGTVQRLEQQKQPYDSPDKKVLSVQTFKDDLTGSTSNSVPCGFKSRGLNIRSHARQKDEKDQPSFGLACKEPVANTRFTLTEDEHHNCHSCYTFVASDEMDKGLIAKASRNPSARKKDGVLKLNDNSLTDDFHLPVLVGEQGRGIKNVISRLPLSHSSTPAHHLLRRMPSGSLHDVETLQICSTVDSVEGVPGRPPKLSKTTHHLLITKKTDVNLSKGDQLITKSAASAEFKRSSFHEMIAVPPVFYSQGKDKAKFQHLGNSTDSEEKQDGNAITTGFLRIQNESSAETDNISLGVNQSRPSLPGMCF
- the LOC131235726 gene encoding uncharacterized protein LOC131235726 isoform X1 → MSDCPQKHVLSDGKARALMAHQVQASCDQACQVHEHGATHSERKEQGNDDRKGQTAIQISVSKKAERLDVDKGLTNISEYKKIRRYGPVGLELAPDFVQSGKELLNQSRRVGITNEFPMGNSGNLLFPDVKAEQSDSLYICKLSGFPAYQDNCVASSFPYFGNTRSEQQHFPKFNFSQKLENILPPYMELPIFNRHPFRHQIAVKSGYNAINVGSSNSNLLLTELALPPTEIRFQVEGTVQRLEQQKQPYDSPDKKVLSVQTFKDDLTGSTSNSVPCGFKSRGLNIRSHARQKDEKDQPSFGLACKEPVANTRFTLTEDEHHNCHSCYTFVASDEMDKGLIAKASRNPSARKKDGVLKLNDNSLTDDFHLPVLVGEQGRGIKNVISRLPLSHSSTPAHHLLRRMPSGSLHDVETLQICSTVDSVEGVPGRPPKLSKTTHHLLITKKTDVNLSKGDQLITKSAASAEFKRSSFHEMIAVPPVFYSQGKDKAKFQHLGNSTDSEEKQDGNAITTGFLRIQNESSAETDNISLGVNQSRPSLPGMCF